In Sulfurisphaera javensis, a single genomic region encodes these proteins:
- the cmk gene encoding (d)CMP kinase, whose protein sequence is MILVISGPPGSGKSTVAKILSKKFSLQYISAGSIFRKLAESEGLSLLELNKKAEVIFDIDRKIDYEILRLVKDEKNLVIESHIGGWLLKGLSDLSVYLNADLEVRAQRISKRDNIPFSEALEQIIEREESHRKRFLSYYGIDLFDLSVFDLVINTNFLSPDDIAKIIETYILSLSKNIR, encoded by the coding sequence ATGATTCTTGTTATCAGTGGTCCTCCTGGGAGTGGAAAATCTACAGTAGCAAAAATTTTATCGAAAAAATTTTCTTTACAATATATATCAGCAGGTTCAATTTTTAGAAAATTGGCTGAGTCTGAAGGGTTAAGTTTATTAGAACTTAATAAGAAAGCAGAAGTAATCTTTGATATTGATAGGAAAATAGATTACGAAATACTTAGACTAGTAAAAGATGAGAAAAATTTAGTAATAGAATCACATATTGGCGGATGGTTATTAAAAGGCCTTTCTGATTTATCTGTCTATCTAAACGCAGATTTAGAAGTTAGAGCACAAAGAATATCAAAGAGAGATAATATACCTTTTTCAGAAGCTTTAGAACAAATAATTGAAAGAGAAGAAAGTCATAGAAAGAGATTTCTTTCTTACTATGGAATAGATTTGTTTGATTTATCTGTTTTCGATCTAGTTATAAATACGAACTTTCTTTCACCGGACGATATAGCAAAAATAATTGAAACTTACATTCTTTCATTATCAAAAAATATTCGCTAG
- a CDS encoding class I SAM-dependent methyltransferase — MSSEFIVNDVVNGIPLSLVSSRGVFSKTKLDLGTKVLLENLILPEKGIVSDIGCGYGPIGIYIALKNPNLNVIMIDIDEKAVYLAEKNVKRYKLENRVKVIKNNILENIDIKFNGIYSNPPLKAGKAFIEKMSEQSYQRLETNGIVEVVVYKGEENVINLFRRYFNEVKVLKRIKGYSIIMAVKN, encoded by the coding sequence ATGAGCAGTGAATTCATAGTTAATGATGTAGTTAACGGAATTCCATTATCTTTAGTTAGCAGTCGTGGAGTGTTTTCAAAAACTAAGTTAGATTTAGGTACAAAGGTTCTTCTTGAGAACTTAATTTTACCAGAAAAAGGGATTGTATCAGATATAGGTTGTGGATATGGACCTATTGGCATTTACATTGCATTAAAAAATCCTAATCTAAACGTTATTATGATAGATATTGATGAAAAAGCTGTTTATTTAGCTGAAAAAAATGTAAAAAGATATAAACTAGAAAATAGAGTAAAAGTAATAAAAAATAACATCTTAGAAAATATAGATATAAAATTTAATGGAATATATTCAAATCCACCGTTAAAGGCTGGAAAAGCCTTTATAGAGAAAATGTCTGAACAAAGCTATCAAAGGCTTGAAACTAATGGAATAGTTGAAGTGGTAGTTTATAAAGGCGAAGAAAATGTGATTAACCTTTTCAGAAGATATTTTAATGAAGTCAAGGTCCTAAAAAGGATCAAAGGGTATTCGATTATAATGGCGGTTAAAAATTAA
- a CDS encoding uL15 family ribosomal protein: MTVRREKKSRKYRGYRTHGWGTKGQHRDRGAQGSRQIGMHKEKWSWLVKYGEGWYGKHGFVNPTSKIYNVITMRKLQELLDKGIVKVKEENGKKIVDLTELGYDKLIGSSGLKTPLIIKVDKASKKAMEKIKELGGEIILTTSE, translated from the coding sequence ATGACAGTTAGGAGAGAGAAAAAAAGTAGAAAATATAGAGGTTATAGGACTCATGGCTGGGGTACTAAAGGACAGCATAGAGATAGAGGCGCACAGGGAAGTAGACAAATAGGAATGCATAAGGAAAAATGGTCATGGCTAGTAAAATATGGAGAAGGATGGTATGGTAAGCACGGTTTTGTAAATCCAACATCAAAAATCTATAATGTAATAACAATGAGAAAATTACAAGAATTATTAGATAAAGGTATAGTCAAAGTTAAGGAAGAAAATGGCAAGAAGATTGTGGATTTAACTGAATTAGGCTATGATAAACTTATTGGGAGCAGTGGTTTAAAAACACCACTAATCATTAAGGTTGACAAAGCTAGTAAAAAAGCAATGGAAAAAATTAAGGAATTAGGAGGAGAAATTATATTAACCACAAGTGAATAG
- a CDS encoding 50S ribosomal protein L34e encodes MPNPHYRSTSYRKIHVRLPSSKSTIHYERRKNNVAKCAICKKPLKGVKTNFLSKYSKTEKRPERIYGGYICHHCLEILIKQSLRGSS; translated from the coding sequence ATGCCTAACCCTCACTACCGATCAACTTCATATAGAAAGATTCACGTAAGATTGCCATCAAGCAAATCAACTATACATTATGAGAGAAGAAAAAATAATGTAGCTAAGTGTGCAATATGTAAAAAACCATTAAAAGGTGTAAAAACTAACTTCCTTTCAAAATATAGTAAAACAGAAAAAAGACCAGAAAGGATATATGGAGGTTATATTTGTCATCATTGCCTTGAAATTCTAATTAAGCAAAGCTTGAGAGGAAGCTCATGA
- a CDS encoding 50S ribosomal protein L30, with translation MVTLLGIIRIRGYAGTPWYIQDTLKLLRLPRRFNAMIYEDTPSIRGMLKVAEPYVTWGELNEESLKLLLTRLETKIGHKRITDEILKTQLKIDGYDSFVKKIMTGELKLHKLDDYFKLPIRLHPPSGGFKGKINRPFNVKGEFGYRGEKINELIKRMV, from the coding sequence ATGGTAACGCTTTTAGGAATTATAAGAATTAGAGGTTATGCAGGTACACCTTGGTACATACAAGATACTTTAAAATTGCTAAGATTGCCAAGAAGATTTAATGCTATGATTTATGAAGATACTCCTTCTATAAGAGGAATGCTTAAAGTAGCAGAACCATATGTAACATGGGGAGAATTAAACGAAGAAAGCTTAAAATTACTTTTGACCAGATTAGAAACTAAAATAGGTCATAAGAGAATTACAGATGAAATTCTCAAGACACAATTAAAAATAGATGGATATGATAGTTTTGTAAAAAAGATAATGACTGGAGAACTAAAGTTGCATAAGCTCGATGACTACTTTAAATTACCGATCAGACTTCATCCACCAAGTGGTGGATTCAAGGGTAAAATAAATAGACCTTTTAATGTTAAAGGTGAATTTGGTTATAGAGGAGAAAAGATAAATGAACTAATTAAGAGGATGGTCTAA
- the secY gene encoding preprotein translocase subunit SecY, whose amino-acid sequence MGFVDFLATLGEYLPAITKPKERPSLSSKLLWSFIAVIIYLVMASIPLYGVTSSNSFLSNFLAEEIIFASTQGTLAQLGIGPIITSGLIMQILVGSKLIQMDLAKEEDQARFTEAEKGLAFIFILVESALFGYVFTRTAGNIMLSAIVTAQLIIATYIILLLDEMIQKGWGLGSGISLFILAGVTKIMFWDMFGIAAVSNQNLPVGFFPVLVSDIVSGKNILSLIVNTSTTTPYQPDLIGLISTIALILLIIYLTNINIQIPVTTQRLRGIKTTIPLNFLYVSSIPVIFVSVLGADFQLFASLASYISSPASSILTDIANAFFFPPANVPHSVFALVIDPVGAAIYALVFIGLSIIFGILWIDVAGLDPATQAQQMVEAGMEIPGMRNNPRVIEAILAKYIYPLGFYSSLIVGVIAVLATFLGVYGTGVGILLAVTIAIQYYNLLAYERTLEMYPLLKRIIGE is encoded by the coding sequence ATGGGTTTTGTAGATTTTCTTGCTACACTAGGAGAATATTTACCAGCTATAACTAAACCTAAAGAAAGACCTTCTTTATCATCTAAGTTACTTTGGTCATTTATTGCTGTTATAATTTATTTAGTAATGGCTTCAATCCCTTTGTATGGGGTAACTTCATCTAATTCATTTTTAAGTAACTTCTTAGCTGAAGAGATAATATTTGCCTCAACACAAGGTACTTTAGCTCAGTTAGGTATAGGTCCAATTATTACTTCTGGTTTAATCATGCAAATATTAGTTGGATCAAAACTTATACAAATGGATTTAGCTAAGGAAGAAGATCAAGCAAGATTCACTGAAGCAGAAAAAGGTTTAGCTTTCATATTTATTTTGGTGGAGTCAGCACTATTTGGTTATGTATTTACAAGAACTGCAGGTAATATTATGTTGTCAGCGATTGTTACTGCACAGCTCATTATTGCAACTTACATTATCTTATTATTAGATGAAATGATACAAAAAGGCTGGGGACTTGGTTCTGGAATAAGCTTGTTCATTTTAGCTGGTGTTACTAAAATTATGTTCTGGGATATGTTTGGTATAGCTGCTGTTTCAAATCAGAATTTGCCAGTTGGATTCTTCCCAGTCTTGGTATCCGATATAGTAAGTGGAAAGAACATCCTTTCATTAATAGTTAACACTAGCACTACTACTCCATATCAACCAGACTTAATAGGTCTTATATCTACTATTGCTCTGATACTTCTAATTATTTATTTAACTAATATAAACATACAAATACCAGTAACTACACAAAGATTAAGAGGGATAAAAACTACTATACCATTAAACTTCCTATATGTAAGTAGCATCCCAGTTATCTTTGTAAGTGTATTAGGAGCTGATTTCCAATTATTTGCTTCTTTAGCTTCATATATTTCATCTCCAGCATCATCAATCTTAACAGATATTGCTAATGCATTCTTCTTCCCTCCAGCTAATGTTCCTCACAGTGTTTTCGCATTAGTTATTGACCCTGTAGGGGCAGCAATTTATGCCTTAGTATTTATAGGCCTATCTATTATTTTCGGAATCTTATGGATAGATGTTGCTGGATTAGATCCAGCTACACAAGCACAGCAAATGGTAGAGGCTGGAATGGAAATTCCAGGAATGAGAAATAATCCTAGAGTAATTGAGGCTATATTAGCCAAGTATATTTATCCATTAGGATTCTATAGCTCACTCATTGTTGGAGTGATCGCTGTATTAGCAACATTTCTAGGAGTGTATGGAACTGGAGTAGGAATTTTATTAGCAGTAACAATAGCTATTCAGTACTATAATTTATTAGCTTATGAGAGAACGTTAGAGATGTACCCACTATTAAAGAGAATAATCGGTGAGTAA
- a CDS encoding archaemetzincin family Zn-dependent metalloprotease encodes MYKVLIVKLTNIDKNVINEIVNHLSNLGFHVDVLGEINHINITYFDWERSQFKAEKILEFISNKFKNFPYDSIIAIGEIDAYANGLNFVFGLSTKKFGTVYLSRLKNEFYRKECDIQLFINRAKKEVTHELGHTLGLSHCSNPNCVMNFSNSVQDVDKKSAYFCEECRLKLNINNKR; translated from the coding sequence TTGTATAAAGTGCTTATAGTAAAACTCACGAATATTGATAAAAATGTGATAAATGAAATTGTAAATCATCTCTCAAATCTTGGCTTTCATGTAGATGTTCTCGGTGAAATAAATCATATTAATATAACCTATTTTGATTGGGAAAGATCTCAGTTTAAGGCTGAAAAAATATTAGAATTTATATCAAATAAATTCAAGAACTTTCCTTATGATTCTATTATAGCTATTGGGGAAATTGATGCATATGCAAATGGTTTAAACTTTGTGTTCGGATTGTCTACTAAAAAATTTGGCACTGTTTATTTATCTAGGTTAAAAAATGAATTTTATAGGAAAGAATGTGATATTCAATTATTTATAAACAGAGCAAAAAAAGAAGTAACTCATGAGTTGGGTCATACATTAGGTCTTTCTCATTGTTCTAATCCTAATTGTGTGATGAACTTTAGTAATTCTGTTCAAGATGTTGATAAGAAATCTGCATATTTTTGTGAAGAATGTAGACTGAAATTAAATATCAACAACAAACGTTAA
- a CDS encoding DUF5752 family protein, with protein sequence MNKELLDKPAQTPFEFEAAYYPPRYAGLKAYTVDELIEGIKKVDGLSIFYHIFHPLFSSHVIPEDMHNDFAVWIRDELHNLELAQIISDIEGKEPRTVEDVREDLIKILSENKVSGRATRPFYFVSCSPVIYKTGKVARNLGEFFDTIATISIRSIAYHFIFKRVMGYSTKNDFSLWIEENYGLKDISDSLSSIDPQTYTDEEKLREDIIRKIEEVMFK encoded by the coding sequence ATGAATAAGGAGTTACTTGATAAACCAGCACAAACTCCATTTGAATTTGAAGCAGCTTATTATCCACCAAGATATGCTGGATTAAAGGCATATACAGTTGATGAACTAATAGAAGGAATAAAGAAAGTAGATGGATTATCTATTTTCTATCATATATTTCATCCTCTCTTTTCTAGTCATGTTATTCCAGAGGATATGCATAACGACTTTGCTGTATGGATAAGAGATGAATTACATAACTTAGAATTAGCCCAAATAATTTCTGATATTGAAGGAAAGGAACCTAGAACAGTAGAAGATGTTAGAGAAGATCTTATAAAAATTTTAAGCGAAAATAAAGTGAGTGGAAGAGCTACAAGACCATTTTACTTTGTATCTTGCTCTCCAGTTATTTATAAGACCGGAAAAGTAGCTAGAAATTTAGGAGAGTTCTTTGATACTATAGCAACAATATCAATTAGATCAATTGCTTATCATTTCATATTTAAAAGGGTGATGGGGTACTCTACAAAAAATGACTTTTCATTATGGATAGAAGAAAATTATGGTTTAAAGGATATATCTGATTCTTTATCATCAATAGATCCACAAACTTATACAGATGAGGAAAAATTAAGAGAAGATATAATAAGAAAAATAGAGGAGGTTATGTTCAAATGA
- a CDS encoding adenylate kinase: MKIGIVTGIPGVGKTTVLGKVKEILEEKKINNKIVNYGDYMLMTAVKLGYVNNRDEMRKLPVEKQKQLQIEAARGIAKEASEGGEGLFFIDTHAVIRTPSGYLPGLPKYVIEEINPKVIFLLEADPKIILDRQKRDTTRSRSDYSDEKVILETINFARYAAMASAVLVGATVKIIINVEGDPSIAANEIISSML; the protein is encoded by the coding sequence ATGAAAATAGGTATTGTAACTGGAATTCCGGGTGTAGGTAAAACTACTGTTTTAGGAAAGGTAAAAGAAATATTGGAGGAAAAGAAAATTAATAATAAAATAGTAAATTACGGAGATTATATGTTAATGACGGCTGTAAAATTAGGTTATGTAAATAATAGAGATGAGATGAGAAAATTACCAGTAGAAAAGCAAAAACAACTGCAAATTGAAGCAGCTAGAGGAATAGCTAAAGAAGCAAGTGAAGGAGGAGAAGGACTATTTTTCATTGATACGCATGCAGTAATTAGAACTCCTTCTGGTTATCTTCCCGGTTTACCTAAGTATGTAATCGAAGAAATAAATCCTAAAGTTATTTTCTTACTAGAAGCTGATCCAAAAATAATTCTTGATAGACAAAAAAGGGATACCACAAGAAGTAGAAGCGATTATAGTGATGAAAAAGTAATATTAGAAACAATAAATTTTGCTAGATATGCAGCTATGGCATCAGCTGTTCTTGTTGGCGCTACTGTAAAGATCATAATTAATGTTGAGGGAGACCCTTCAATAGCAGCTAATGAAATAATTTCCTCTATGCTGTGA
- a CDS encoding 50S ribosomal protein L14e gives MPAIEVGRICVKTRGREAGKKCVIVDIIDENFVLVTGPKDINKVKRRRVNILHLEPTDKKIDINKGASDDEVKKKLEEAGLIEFMKQDVKPRIPVI, from the coding sequence ATGCCTGCAATAGAGGTCGGAAGAATATGTGTCAAAACTAGAGGGAGAGAAGCCGGTAAAAAATGTGTTATTGTAGATATTATAGATGAAAACTTCGTTCTAGTAACGGGTCCCAAAGACATTAATAAAGTCAAAAGGAGAAGAGTAAATATTTTACATCTAGAACCAACTGATAAGAAGATAGATATAAATAAAGGAGCTAGTGACGATGAAGTTAAAAAGAAATTAGAAGAAGCAGGGCTTATCGAATTTATGAAACAAGATGTGAAACCCAGAATACCTGTGATTTGA
- a CDS encoding archease, translated as MQKFEFFDHTADIGIRAYGKDLNEAFENAALAVFEVMTDTSKVEPKEMREIKVDGYDLENLLYRWIESLLVYYDSELLLFSKFDVNIDEKNLTLEAKAWGEKFNPDKHERRTVVKAMTYHEMNIENENGYYILTFVVDI; from the coding sequence ATGCAAAAGTTTGAGTTCTTTGATCATACTGCAGATATTGGTATTAGAGCTTACGGAAAAGACCTTAATGAAGCTTTTGAAAATGCTGCTTTAGCTGTATTTGAAGTAATGACAGACACTAGTAAAGTAGAGCCTAAGGAAATGAGAGAAATTAAAGTAGACGGATACGATCTTGAAAACTTACTATATAGATGGATAGAAAGTTTATTAGTTTATTATGATTCAGAATTATTATTATTTAGTAAGTTTGATGTAAATATCGATGAAAAAAACTTAACCCTTGAAGCAAAAGCTTGGGGAGAAAAATTCAATCCAGATAAACATGAAAGAAGAACCGTTGTCAAAGCAATGACTTATCATGAGATGAACATAGAAAATGAAAATGGATATTATATTTTAACGTTTGTTGTTGATATTTAA
- the cedA gene encoding DNA import protein CedA, with the protein MWSVFDFLFYAQILASLTYTLGSLFYALPIPVYGVKKWGPKLITDSIYVIVWVTIYTAVLAFMQQLLDMLGASWPSYFQWLYTVENYDILQYEIVKGILDSIQYIAGAFAPFMMFSFLLSMATSFIEFLTIISQMIYQYSGLFIAMGILLMALPFRIGRSIGASFIAASIVFYIGLPYLPTFLTQLDLNILKMNLPPNPNISIVLQYEIPQIFIANLLAPTSYIILLSGLSIGLGNAIGGYGSRVPFLVDIV; encoded by the coding sequence ATGTGGAGTGTATTTGACTTTTTATTCTATGCACAAATCTTAGCCTCACTAACATATACTCTTGGTTCATTGTTTTATGCATTGCCAATTCCAGTATATGGAGTAAAGAAATGGGGTCCTAAACTAATTACAGATTCAATTTATGTCATAGTCTGGGTTACAATTTATACAGCAGTTTTAGCATTTATGCAACAACTACTAGATATGTTAGGAGCATCATGGCCTTCATATTTTCAATGGTTATATACAGTAGAAAACTATGATATTTTACAATATGAGATAGTTAAAGGAATATTAGACTCAATACAGTATATTGCCGGAGCCTTTGCACCCTTTATGATGTTTTCATTTCTTTTATCGATGGCCACGTCATTTATAGAATTCTTAACAATAATATCTCAAATGATATATCAGTATTCTGGGCTTTTTATTGCAATGGGGATTTTACTTATGGCATTGCCTTTTAGAATTGGGAGATCAATAGGGGCTTCATTTATTGCAGCATCAATAGTGTTCTACATTGGGTTACCGTATTTGCCTACTTTCTTAACTCAGTTAGATCTAAATATACTCAAAATGAATTTGCCGCCTAATCCCAATATATCTATAGTATTACAATATGAAATTCCTCAAATCTTTATCGCCAATCTACTAGCACCTACAAGCTATATAATACTTTTAAGCGGTCTGAGCATAGGTCTTGGAAATGCTATTGGTGGCTATGGAAGTAGAGTACCATTCTTAGTAGACATCGTGTGA
- the cedA1 gene encoding DNA import protein CedA1, which yields MTLLSFIENLNSTVTEIAWSVFVLAWAVGWALRGSPIPIFRIKRGGQDLIEDAIIAAFFLAIGSTIFYVISYIASQV from the coding sequence ATGACACTTTTGAGCTTCATAGAAAATTTAAACTCTACTGTAACAGAAATTGCTTGGAGTGTATTTGTACTAGCGTGGGCAGTAGGTTGGGCCTTAAGAGGCTCACCTATACCAATATTTAGAATCAAAAGAGGAGGACAAGATTTAATAGAAGATGCTATTATAGCAGCATTTTTCTTAGCAATTGGTAGTACTATATTTTATGTTATATCTTACATAGCATCACAGGTGTAA
- a CDS encoding RNA-guided pseudouridylation complex pseudouridine synthase subunit Cbf5 → MNYISSSGKEYVCLMQVHCHFDFKELENILKKFIGTIYQKPPVRSSVKRRTRKRNVYNIEILDHEGKFVLLKISSDPGTYMRKICHDVGIILGCGAHMRELRRIRSGIFTEKNLVTLQEVSEALYMWKNCKDETDLRKLLLPEEFATCGIPKVIIDDNAVNAITYGAMLTAPGIVAFQNFKSKDNVAILTLKGELVAIGEAEVNSSQILNMKKGIVIRPKRVIMPRDIYPRSWKKHEQ, encoded by the coding sequence ATGAATTATATTAGTTCGTCAGGCAAGGAATATGTATGTCTAATGCAAGTTCATTGTCACTTTGATTTTAAAGAACTAGAAAATATACTAAAAAAGTTTATTGGAACAATATATCAGAAACCGCCTGTAAGATCTTCAGTAAAAAGAAGGACAAGAAAAAGAAATGTCTATAACATTGAGATATTAGATCATGAAGGAAAATTTGTTCTGCTTAAAATCTCTTCAGATCCTGGTACGTATATGAGAAAAATTTGTCATGATGTAGGTATTATCTTAGGTTGTGGAGCTCATATGAGAGAATTAAGAAGAATAAGATCTGGTATCTTTACGGAAAAAAACTTAGTTACATTACAGGAAGTATCTGAGGCTTTATACATGTGGAAGAATTGTAAGGATGAGACTGACTTAAGAAAATTGCTTTTGCCAGAAGAGTTTGCCACTTGCGGAATTCCAAAAGTTATAATTGACGATAACGCGGTAAATGCGATAACTTATGGAGCTATGCTTACAGCCCCTGGTATAGTGGCATTTCAGAATTTCAAAAGTAAAGATAATGTGGCTATACTAACTTTAAAAGGAGAACTAGTCGCTATAGGAGAAGCTGAAGTAAACTCAAGTCAAATATTAAATATGAAAAAAGGAATTGTTATAAGACCTAAAAGAGTTATTATGCCCCGAGATATATATCCTAGATCTTGGAAGAAACATGAGCAGTGA
- a CDS encoding glycosyltransferase, with translation MIEKYAEIIGEEELDSIIRIAEKLKGMSVLHVNSTPAGGGVAEILSKLVPLMRELGINTDWKVIRGDKDFFTVTKSFHNSLQNGYGELPQGAFETYNKWQEINGNELDLDYDIIFIHDPQPAGLIKFKKKGKWIWRCHIDISNPYEPVWNFLKQYVQNYDSIIISSPVFGRDDLLKPQYVVPPSIDPLSIKNRPIPEITIKRILYKFDIDPDRPIITQVSRFDRAKDPLGVIKSYKLVKRHTDVQLVYVGSPATDDPEGEIVYKETLQAAGNDNDIKLLMLPPNSDLEINAFQRGATIVMQKSIKEGFGLTVSEALWKERPVIGGNTGGIPLQVINNITGYLVSTPEEAAHYALYLLRNKEVRERLGKNGREHVRKNFLITRELRDYLMVASLTLR, from the coding sequence ATGATAGAGAAATATGCAGAGATAATAGGAGAAGAAGAGCTAGATAGTATTATAAGAATTGCTGAAAAATTGAAAGGAATGTCAGTTCTTCACGTTAATTCTACTCCCGCAGGTGGAGGAGTAGCTGAAATATTAAGTAAATTAGTACCACTAATGAGAGAATTGGGAATTAACACTGATTGGAAAGTAATCAGAGGAGATAAGGACTTCTTCACAGTAACAAAATCTTTTCATAATTCTTTGCAAAATGGCTATGGTGAACTTCCTCAGGGCGCATTTGAAACATATAATAAATGGCAAGAAATTAATGGGAATGAATTAGACTTAGATTATGACATAATTTTCATTCATGATCCTCAGCCTGCAGGATTAATTAAGTTTAAGAAAAAAGGAAAATGGATTTGGAGATGTCATATAGATATCTCAAATCCTTATGAACCAGTATGGAATTTCTTAAAACAATATGTACAAAACTATGATAGCATAATAATCTCTTCACCAGTATTTGGAAGAGATGATTTACTGAAGCCTCAATACGTTGTACCTCCATCGATAGATCCTTTAAGCATAAAGAACAGACCAATTCCAGAAATAACTATCAAAAGAATATTATACAAATTTGATATAGATCCAGATAGACCTATAATCACCCAAGTATCAAGGTTTGATAGAGCTAAAGATCCACTAGGAGTCATCAAATCATATAAATTAGTAAAGAGACACACTGATGTACAGCTTGTTTATGTAGGAAGTCCTGCCACTGATGATCCTGAAGGAGAAATAGTATACAAAGAGACTTTACAAGCTGCTGGGAATGATAATGATATCAAATTACTTATGCTTCCTCCTAATAGTGATCTTGAAATAAATGCATTTCAACGCGGAGCAACTATAGTAATGCAAAAGTCAATAAAAGAAGGATTTGGACTAACTGTTAGTGAAGCTTTATGGAAAGAAAGACCAGTCATAGGAGGTAATACTGGAGGAATTCCATTGCAAGTAATTAATAATATAACAGGATATTTAGTTAGTACCCCAGAAGAAGCCGCACATTATGCTTTATATTTACTTAGAAATAAAGAAGTCAGAGAAAGATTAGGCAAAAATGGAAGAGAACATGTGAGAAAGAACTTCTTAATTACAAGAGAATTAAGAGATTACCTAATGGTAGCAAGCTTAACTCTTAGATAA
- a CDS encoding tRNA pseudouridine synthase A, with amino-acid sequence MQLYDFIYKIDSFCDYNNNWNIMKDLSTDEKYGYFADKRPIDILIKNSIINIDKPPGPTSHEVAYWIKQMFKVSKAGHGGTLEP; translated from the coding sequence ATGCAACTATACGATTTTATTTATAAAATAGATTCTTTTTGTGATTATAATAATAATTGGAATATTATGAAAGATTTATCTACTGATGAGAAATACGGTTATTTTGCTGATAAAAGACCGATTGATATTTTGATTAAAAATTCTATTATAAATATTGATAAACCTCCAGGTCCAACAAGTCATGAGGTTGCTTATTGGATAAAACAAATGTTTAAAGTTTCAAAAGCTGGACATGGTGGAACCCTAGAGCCTTGA
- a CDS encoding 30S ribosomal protein S5, which yields MAEEVPVINPEEWKPRTKIGQLVKEGKITSMKELFEKNYPITEPEIVDVLLPKLKYEVMDIKIVQKQTDAGEISKYKVLIVMGNMDGYVSYGTGKAKQLRVAIQKAIKDAKMNIIPVRRGCGSWECTCGEPHSLPFKVYGKAGSVEVLLMPAPKGTGLVVGPALKTLLTYAGIKDAWSLTRGSTYTTENFIKAGYNALYNTYKFVTPIDWMRRK from the coding sequence ATGGCAGAAGAAGTACCTGTAATAAATCCAGAAGAATGGAAACCCAGAACTAAGATAGGGCAGTTAGTTAAAGAAGGAAAAATAACGTCAATGAAAGAACTATTTGAGAAGAATTATCCTATTACTGAACCGGAAATAGTAGATGTATTATTACCTAAATTAAAATATGAAGTGATGGATATAAAGATTGTACAAAAACAGACAGATGCCGGTGAGATCTCTAAGTATAAAGTCTTAATTGTTATGGGTAACATGGATGGTTATGTTAGTTACGGTACAGGAAAAGCTAAGCAGCTAAGAGTTGCTATACAAAAAGCAATAAAGGATGCCAAAATGAATATTATACCAGTAAGAAGAGGATGTGGAAGTTGGGAATGTACTTGTGGTGAACCGCATAGTTTGCCTTTCAAAGTTTATGGAAAGGCAGGGAGTGTTGAAGTACTATTAATGCCAGCTCCCAAAGGTACTGGGTTGGTTGTAGGTCCTGCGTTAAAGACTTTGTTAACTTATGCTGGGATAAAAGACGCTTGGTCTCTAACTAGAGGATCAACTTATACTACAGAGAACTTTATAAAGGCTGGATATAATGCACTTTATAATACTTACAAATTTGTTACTCCAATAGATTGGATGAGGAGGAAATAA